tagtgtttcCTTGCTCTCAAGTAGTTACTAATCTTAGACAAAAGGGTCTAGGATGATCACCTTTCTTGGGGTTTACATGATCTTCCCTGACTTCCACTTGAAAGGTATCCTGTGAGTCCTCTCCGCCTGTTACCCAcaggctcctccccactcctccagGTACCCCTTCCCCGGCGGCTGCAGGAGGAGGAAGTGACGCACCGGAAGTGTCCCTGTCCCCCTTGCAGCGGGGGTAAGGAATCAAACCCCCAAaatggcggcggcggcggcggaggacCGGATGGCAGAGGAAGGAGGCGGCAGCCACGGCGACGGCGGCTCCTCTTTGGCCTCCGGCTCTACCCAGCGACAGCCCCCACCGCCCCCGCCACAACACCCACAACCGGGGTCCCAGGCGCTGCCAGCCCCGGCGCTGGCTCCGGACCAGCTGCCTCAAAACAACACGCTTGTGGCGCTGCCCATCGTAGCCATCGAGAACATCCTCAGCTTTATGTCCTACGACGAAATTAGCCAGCTCCGCCTGGTGAGGCCCCTGCAcaactcctgcctccctctccccccGGCCGAGGTCtgggaggggagaagaagggagCGCGTTCCCCGGGGAGGGATCCCCCCGCTAGCCCCAGCCGGCTACAGATCCGGGAGGGCGCCGCTCCGGTTCCGAACTCTCCCT
This DNA window, taken from Macaca mulatta isolate MMU2019108-1 chromosome 1, T2T-MMU8v2.0, whole genome shotgun sequence, encodes the following:
- the FBXO28 gene encoding F-box only protein 28 isoform X3 gives rise to the protein MAAAAAEDRMAEEGGGSHGDGGSSLASGSTQRQPPPPPPQHPQPGSQALPAPALAPDQLPQNNTLVALPIVAIENILSFMSYDEISQLRLVCKRMDLVCQRMLNQGFLKVERYHNLCQKQVKAQLPRRESERRNHSLARHADILAAVETRLSLLNMTFMKYVDSNLCCFIPGKFQDHLQP